A window of Dissulfurirhabdus thermomarina contains these coding sequences:
- a CDS encoding cytochrome c biogenesis protein ResB has product MSWAMAACAVLLAAGALLQAAFPDPGALARFLGGHRRLAALLDLLGIGRMPRGGVLPALLALLCYALASCTVRRARRLPGGGTRAAWASVAFHASLLLVAAGGLGSALGRYEARAVLTEGELLREGAAGLSVTRRPLLPVGLPGGFRFRLVRVVPRPGAGPVRLVRRRHTQAVRPFHPADLDGVRVYGLEHGFAPSFTVRDDLGRVRFSAFVALRSAAAGGTVRSGHRDAFRPPGLPFTVGVTLPATGGDAPPDRARVTVSRDGAVLFSGVLRPGRPVRLPGATLSMGGVRRWSAFRLVRDPGMPLVYVGFIVGLGALAARAYLAPPPGRDRCPGRIQHRA; this is encoded by the coding sequence GTGTCGTGGGCGATGGCCGCCTGCGCGGTGCTCCTGGCCGCCGGGGCGCTCCTCCAGGCCGCCTTCCCCGATCCGGGGGCATTGGCCCGCTTCCTCGGCGGCCATCGCCGCCTGGCCGCCCTCCTCGACCTCCTCGGCATCGGGCGCATGCCCCGGGGCGGGGTCCTCCCGGCCCTCCTGGCGCTCCTGTGCTACGCCCTCGCCTCGTGCACCGTGCGCCGGGCCCGGCGCCTGCCGGGCGGCGGCACGCGCGCCGCCTGGGCCTCCGTGGCCTTCCACGCGAGCCTCCTCCTGGTGGCCGCCGGGGGGCTCGGCTCCGCCCTGGGTCGGTACGAGGCACGGGCCGTCCTCACCGAGGGCGAGCTCCTCCGGGAGGGGGCCGCGGGGCTTTCCGTCACCCGGCGGCCCCTCCTGCCCGTGGGCCTCCCGGGGGGCTTCCGGTTCCGGCTGGTCCGCGTCGTGCCCCGGCCCGGGGCGGGGCCCGTCCGGCTGGTCCGCCGCCGCCACACGCAGGCCGTCCGGCCCTTCCACCCCGCCGACCTGGACGGGGTCCGGGTCTACGGCCTGGAGCACGGCTTCGCCCCCTCCTTCACCGTCCGGGACGACCTCGGCCGTGTCCGGTTCAGCGCCTTCGTGGCGCTCCGGTCCGCCGCGGCCGGCGGGACGGTCCGATCCGGCCACCGGGACGCCTTCCGCCCGCCGGGCCTCCCCTTCACCGTGGGCGTCACCCTCCCGGCTACCGGCGGGGACGCCCCCCCGGACCGGGCCCGGGTGACTGTGTCGCGGGACGGCGCGGTGCTCTTCTCGGGGGTCCTCCGCCCGGGCCGGCCGGTGCGCCTCCCCGGCGCCACCCTGTCCATGGGCGGCGTGCGCCGGTGGAGCGCCTTCCGCCTGGTGCGTGACCCCGGGATGCCCCTGGTTTATGTTGGATTCATCGTCGGGCTGGGGGCCCTGGCGGCCCGCGCGTACCTCGCCCCGCCCCCCGGCCGAGACCGATGCCCGGGGAGGATCCAGCACCGTGCCTGA
- a CDS encoding cytochrome c3 family protein encodes MSGTVAWYNCFVGIAVSHLRTPALRALVAAGLLAVPAGAAAGDYTSSAHGSSTYGVDRSAVDPAYSAFARGNCSHCHEQHASLGGAEPLPADGGPSKYLLFTAETDNAFCATCHADIATETTKAYAHSPSSAPGPVLCVDCHDPHRAQRIPTRNPAAEDNNATGAVVGAAGVEPDGFSLPGTPSPGQETLASATGYTARDPISKEYQLCLKCHSTYNGGPVAGGDVAAHFNPGNYAHHPVLSDWQNPNILANYTVNLKPPWNSAPNAHLKCTDCHGNPAGTPRGPHGSNTRYMLRAWGARTNPNAAECYDNLCLLCHVDTYDGGTAPGSPWSHGSNAAHQYEGDGAGQNSLGCRACHGGPPGRADYTALACPPPVAEQDNGGRTAAVHGEHFMWSNPGSGKQTCTGYTSNPADHLLLGGYLLGIRLDNYHGGADGDGTCWAASAGVDACGSMNGGKPW; translated from the coding sequence TTGAGCGGCACCGTGGCATGGTATAATTGTTTTGTGGGTATCGCCGTTTCCCATCTCCGGACCCCGGCCCTCCGGGCCCTGGTGGCCGCCGGCCTCCTGGCCGTCCCCGCCGGGGCGGCTGCAGGGGATTATACCAGCTCGGCCCACGGCAGCAGCACCTACGGCGTGGACCGCTCCGCCGTGGACCCGGCGTACTCGGCCTTCGCCCGCGGCAACTGCTCGCACTGCCACGAGCAGCACGCCAGCCTCGGCGGGGCGGAGCCGCTCCCGGCCGACGGCGGACCCAGCAAGTACCTCCTCTTCACCGCCGAGACGGACAACGCCTTCTGCGCCACCTGCCACGCCGACATCGCCACGGAGACCACCAAGGCCTACGCCCACTCCCCCTCCTCGGCGCCCGGTCCCGTGCTCTGCGTGGACTGCCACGACCCGCATCGGGCGCAGCGCATCCCCACCCGGAACCCCGCCGCCGAGGACAACAACGCCACGGGCGCCGTGGTGGGCGCGGCCGGCGTGGAGCCGGACGGCTTCTCCCTGCCGGGCACCCCCTCCCCGGGCCAGGAGACCCTGGCCTCCGCCACCGGCTACACCGCCCGGGATCCCATCTCGAAGGAATACCAGCTCTGCCTCAAGTGCCATTCCACCTACAACGGAGGCCCGGTGGCGGGCGGCGACGTGGCGGCCCACTTCAACCCCGGCAACTACGCCCACCACCCGGTCCTCTCCGACTGGCAGAACCCCAACATCCTCGCCAACTACACCGTGAACCTCAAGCCGCCCTGGAACTCGGCGCCCAACGCCCACCTGAAGTGCACGGACTGCCACGGCAACCCCGCCGGCACCCCCCGCGGCCCCCACGGCTCCAACACCCGCTACATGCTCCGGGCCTGGGGGGCCCGCACCAACCCCAACGCCGCCGAGTGTTACGACAACCTGTGCCTCCTCTGCCACGTGGACACCTACGACGGCGGGACGGCGCCGGGCTCGCCCTGGTCCCACGGCAGCAACGCCGCCCACCAGTACGAGGGCGACGGGGCCGGCCAGAATTCCCTGGGGTGCCGGGCCTGCCACGGGGGCCCTCCGGGGCGGGCCGACTACACCGCCCTCGCCTGCCCGCCCCCGGTGGCCGAGCAGGACAACGGCGGGCGCACCGCCGCCGTCCACGGCGAACACTTCATGTGGAGCAACCCGGGCAGCGGCAAGCAGACCTGCACGGGCTACACCTCGAACCCGGCCGACCACCTCCTGTTGGGGGGCTACCTCCTCGGCATCCGCCTCGACAACTACCACGGGGGGGCCGACGGGGACGGCACCTGCTGGGCCGCCTCGGCGGGGGTGGACGCCTGCGGCTCCATGAACGGGGGGAAACCCTGGTAG
- a CDS encoding MBL fold metallo-hydrolase RNA specificity domain-containing protein: MATLTFHGAAGTVTGSCHLFEAGGAAYLLDCGQFQGGPDLEQRNFAPFGFDPREVRGVLLSHGHFDHCGRIPLLVKQGFQGHVICTPPTRDIARLILLDSAYVQREDFRTEHRRLARAGRRARAPLYGVEDVLEAMDRFDRVVEYHAPVELEGGARVVFTAEDAGHILGSAQVLLEYPGADGRSRRLLYTGDLGENERPLQHAPAPPPAPVDVLVMETTYGDRRHRPLEESVAEFRAAVLETVAAGGTVLVPTFALERSQEILYHLGRMKREGVLAPEVPVFLNSPLAIDLTRLYHRHCRFCRPEVAEGLSVGRSPFAFPGVHFTEAPEESRAIHNVPGPKIVLAGSGMMAGGRIRHHLKHLLWKPSTTLIVVGYQAEGTLGREIVEGARRVEVFGEEVAVEARVLTINGFSAHAGQDALLAFARAARPRHVVLVHGEPSAAETFSRLLRGALPEARVTVAREGETLEV; the protein is encoded by the coding sequence ATGGCGACCTTGACGTTTCACGGCGCGGCGGGCACCGTCACGGGCTCCTGCCACCTGTTCGAGGCCGGGGGCGCGGCCTACCTCCTGGACTGCGGGCAGTTCCAGGGAGGCCCCGACCTCGAGCAGCGCAACTTCGCGCCCTTCGGCTTCGACCCCCGCGAGGTTCGGGGCGTGCTCCTCAGCCACGGCCACTTCGACCACTGCGGCCGGATCCCGCTCCTCGTGAAGCAGGGTTTCCAGGGGCACGTCATCTGCACCCCGCCCACCCGGGACATCGCGCGACTCATCCTCCTCGACTCGGCCTACGTCCAGCGGGAAGACTTCCGCACCGAGCACCGGCGCCTGGCCCGCGCCGGGCGCCGGGCGCGGGCCCCCCTCTATGGGGTCGAGGACGTCCTCGAGGCCATGGACCGGTTCGACCGGGTGGTGGAGTACCACGCGCCCGTGGAGCTCGAGGGGGGCGCCCGGGTCGTCTTCACCGCCGAGGACGCCGGCCACATCCTCGGCTCGGCCCAGGTCCTCCTGGAGTACCCGGGTGCGGACGGCCGCTCCCGGCGGCTCCTCTACACCGGGGACCTCGGCGAGAACGAGCGCCCGCTCCAGCACGCCCCGGCACCGCCGCCGGCGCCCGTGGACGTCCTGGTGATGGAGACCACCTACGGCGACCGCCGGCATCGCCCCCTCGAGGAATCCGTGGCGGAGTTCCGGGCGGCGGTCCTGGAGACCGTGGCCGCCGGCGGGACGGTGCTCGTCCCCACCTTCGCCCTGGAGCGCAGCCAGGAGATCCTCTACCACCTGGGCCGGATGAAGCGGGAGGGGGTGCTCGCCCCCGAGGTCCCCGTCTTCCTGAACAGCCCCTTGGCCATCGACCTCACGCGGCTCTACCACCGCCACTGCCGGTTCTGCCGCCCGGAGGTGGCCGAGGGCCTCTCCGTCGGCCGCTCCCCCTTCGCCTTCCCCGGGGTGCACTTCACCGAGGCCCCGGAAGAGTCCCGGGCCATCCACAACGTGCCGGGGCCGAAGATCGTGCTCGCCGGGAGCGGCATGATGGCCGGCGGCCGGATCCGCCACCATCTGAAGCACCTCCTCTGGAAACCCTCCACCACCCTCATCGTGGTGGGCTACCAGGCGGAGGGGACCCTGGGCCGGGAGATCGTGGAGGGCGCCCGCCGGGTCGAGGTCTTCGGGGAGGAGGTGGCCGTGGAGGCCCGGGTGCTCACCATCAACGGCTTTTCGGCCCACGCCGGCCAGGACGCCCTCCTCGCCTTCGCCCGGGCCGCGCGGCCGCGGCACGTGGTCCTGGTCCACGGGGAGCCCTCGGCCGCCGAGACCTTCTCCCGCCTCCTCCGGGGGGCCCTCCCGGAGGCCCGGGTCACCGTGGCGCGGGAGGGGGAGACCCTGGAGGTCTGA
- a CDS encoding citrate synthase, translating into MGTKDTTTRQYAELIVDGRTHRLPIVEGSEGERAIDIRRLRAETGLVTLDSGYMNTGACTSSITYLDGERGVLRYRGYAVDELADKCSFVEVAYLLVHGTLPTRRQLTHFSRLLGRYALIHEDMIHFFDRFPPHAHPMAILSSMVNALSTFYPEITENPLENLDCMVARLLSKVRTIAAFSYKKSIGHPLVYPRHDLSYCANFLNMMFDSPVQPYEIRPEAVAALNKVLILHGDHEQNCSTSTVRIVGSARVNLYASISAGISALWGPLHGGANQAVVEMLERIYNGGGDFRKYVEMAKDPSSLFRLSGFGHRVYKTYDPRARVIKKTCDDLLEALNVSDPLLDIAKELEEYALKDDYFLERNLYPNVDFYSGIIYRALGIPKNMFTVMFALGRLPGWIAHWKELWDDPESRLYRPRQIYTGPGAREFVPLDDRVEAGDEDVPCAGR; encoded by the coding sequence ATGGGCACGAAGGATACGACGACCCGGCAATACGCGGAACTGATCGTGGACGGCCGCACCCACCGGCTCCCCATCGTGGAGGGGTCCGAGGGCGAGCGGGCCATCGACATCCGCCGGCTCCGGGCCGAGACCGGCCTCGTCACCCTGGACTCCGGGTACATGAACACCGGGGCCTGCACCAGCTCCATCACCTACCTCGACGGGGAGCGGGGCGTCCTCCGGTACCGGGGCTACGCCGTGGACGAGCTGGCCGACAAGTGCTCCTTCGTGGAGGTGGCCTACCTCCTGGTGCACGGGACGCTGCCCACCCGGCGGCAGCTCACCCACTTCAGCCGCCTCCTGGGCCGCTACGCCCTCATCCACGAGGACATGATCCACTTCTTCGACCGGTTTCCGCCCCACGCCCATCCCATGGCGATCCTGTCCTCCATGGTGAACGCCCTGTCCACCTTCTACCCGGAGATCACCGAGAACCCCCTGGAGAACCTCGACTGCATGGTGGCCCGGCTGCTTTCCAAGGTCCGGACCATCGCCGCCTTCTCCTACAAGAAGTCCATCGGGCACCCCCTGGTCTACCCCCGCCACGACCTCAGCTACTGCGCCAACTTCCTGAACATGATGTTCGACTCGCCGGTCCAGCCCTACGAGATCCGGCCGGAGGCCGTGGCGGCCCTGAACAAGGTGCTCATCCTCCACGGCGACCACGAGCAGAACTGCTCCACCTCCACGGTCCGCATCGTGGGCAGCGCCCGCGTGAACCTCTACGCCTCCATCTCCGCGGGGATCAGCGCCCTCTGGGGGCCCCTCCACGGCGGCGCCAACCAGGCCGTGGTGGAGATGCTCGAGCGCATCTACAACGGGGGCGGCGACTTCCGGAAGTACGTCGAGATGGCCAAGGACCCCTCGAGCCTCTTCCGCCTCTCCGGGTTCGGCCACCGGGTCTACAAGACCTACGACCCCCGGGCCCGGGTCATCAAGAAGACCTGCGACGACCTGCTCGAGGCCCTCAACGTCTCCGACCCCCTCCTCGACATCGCCAAGGAACTCGAGGAGTACGCCCTCAAGGACGACTACTTCCTCGAGCGGAACCTCTACCCCAACGTGGATTTCTACAGCGGGATCATCTACCGGGCCCTGGGCATCCCGAAGAACATGTTCACGGTGATGTTCGCCCTGGGGCGGCTGCCGGGATGGATCGCCCACTGGAAGGAACTCTGGGACGACCCGGAGTCGCGGCTCTACCGGCCGCGGCAGATCTACACCGGCCCCGGCGCCCGGGAGTTCGTCCCCCTGGACGATCGGGTGGAGGCGGGGGACGAGGACGTCCCCTGCGCCGGCCGGTGA
- a CDS encoding ribonuclease H-like domain-containing protein has translation MLPRTFLHIPRVGPVTEARLWARGIRSWDDLLAAGTGVLPRSAARSASACLEASRRALAEGRPGFFAGRLPPAEHWRLFPHFRARTAYLDIETTGLDAESGHVTTAALYDGRRLRWYVHGENLDDFAADVARYDVLVTYNGRCFDLPFLERSMGLRLGQAHIDLRCVLGALGFRGGLKGCERALGVRRDGLDGVDGWTAVRLWAAWRRSGSRRALETLIAYNAADTVNLERLMVAAYNLRLGATPFAGETPLEAPAPPPPPFAPDRGVLRALGAPAA, from the coding sequence GTGCTGCCCCGCACCTTTCTCCACATCCCCCGGGTGGGCCCGGTCACGGAGGCCCGGCTCTGGGCCCGGGGCATCCGGTCGTGGGACGATCTGCTCGCCGCCGGCACCGGGGTGCTCCCCCGCTCCGCCGCCCGGTCGGCGTCGGCCTGCCTCGAGGCCTCCCGCCGAGCCCTGGCGGAGGGCCGGCCCGGTTTCTTCGCCGGGCGCCTCCCGCCCGCCGAGCACTGGCGCCTCTTTCCCCATTTCCGGGCCCGGACGGCCTACCTCGACATCGAGACCACGGGCCTGGACGCGGAGTCGGGTCACGTCACCACCGCCGCGCTCTACGACGGCCGCCGGCTCCGGTGGTACGTCCACGGGGAGAACCTCGACGACTTCGCGGCGGACGTCGCCCGCTACGACGTACTCGTGACCTACAACGGCCGGTGCTTCGATCTCCCCTTCCTCGAGCGCTCCATGGGGCTGCGGCTGGGGCAGGCCCACATCGATCTCCGCTGCGTCCTGGGCGCCCTCGGCTTCCGCGGGGGCCTCAAGGGGTGCGAGCGGGCCCTCGGCGTCCGCCGCGACGGGCTCGACGGCGTGGACGGGTGGACGGCCGTCCGGCTCTGGGCCGCCTGGCGCCGGTCGGGTTCGCGCCGGGCCCTCGAGACGCTCATCGCCTACAACGCCGCCGACACGGTGAACCTCGAGCGGCTCATGGTGGCGGCCTACAACCTGCGGCTCGGCGCCACGCCCTTCGCCGGGGAGACGCCCCTCGAGGCGCCGGCGCCCCCGCCGCCGCCCTTCGCGCCGGACCGCGGGGTGCTCCGGGCCCTCGGGGCCCCCGCGGCCTGA
- a CDS encoding HD domain-containing phosphohydrolase has protein sequence MSVPSLAILLAAMGFLFLAASVLAAVRIRRGVPGEYRRAWDAVMGLIGFFLAGYAVFIAIEARPVRFPLALVTGAVFFAGAVFVFLVVDLTRRTVARILAHEAEIARVNADLLRQNEALEREMAARERAEVQARVRLQHLAALHAIDMMITSSLDLRVTLDVLLDQVMPLLGADAVDVLLLSAITQDLEYEAGRGFRGAGIQRSRERLGEGSAGRAALDRRLVHVHDLHDPAQGFRRFDLVRDEGFECCYAVPLIAKGQVKGVLEVFFRRHPESDPEWFDLLEALAAQAAIAIDNATLFNELQRSNAELILAYDSTIEGWSRALELRDRETQGHTERVVKLTLRLARAFGMRGEELVHVRRGALLHDIGKMAVPDSILMKEGPLTDEEWEVMRRHPALAFEMLSPIAYLRPALDIPYCHHEKWDGTGYPRGLKGPQIPLAARIFAVADTWDALRSERRYHEAWSEAEAREHIRSLAGTHFDPEVVRVFLEVGPGEDREAEGAGPEGG, from the coding sequence ATGTCCGTCCCGTCCCTTGCCATCCTCCTTGCCGCGATGGGCTTCCTCTTCCTGGCGGCCTCGGTGCTGGCGGCGGTGAGGATCCGCCGGGGCGTCCCCGGCGAGTACCGGCGGGCCTGGGACGCCGTCATGGGACTCATCGGGTTCTTCCTCGCGGGGTATGCCGTCTTCATCGCCATCGAGGCCCGGCCGGTGCGCTTTCCCCTGGCCCTCGTCACCGGCGCGGTCTTCTTCGCCGGGGCGGTCTTCGTCTTCCTCGTGGTGGACCTCACCCGGCGCACCGTGGCCCGGATCCTGGCCCACGAGGCGGAGATCGCCCGGGTCAACGCGGATCTCCTCCGCCAGAACGAGGCCCTGGAGCGGGAGATGGCGGCCCGGGAACGGGCCGAGGTGCAGGCCCGGGTGCGGCTGCAGCACCTGGCCGCCCTCCATGCCATCGACATGATGATCACCTCGAGCCTGGACCTCCGGGTGACCCTGGACGTCCTGCTCGACCAGGTGATGCCGCTGCTCGGCGCCGACGCCGTGGACGTGCTCCTTTTGAGCGCCATCACCCAGGACCTGGAATACGAGGCGGGCCGCGGGTTCCGCGGCGCCGGGATCCAGCGTTCCAGGGAACGGCTCGGCGAGGGCAGCGCGGGGCGGGCGGCCCTGGACCGCCGCCTGGTGCACGTCCACGACCTCCACGACCCGGCCCAGGGCTTCCGCCGGTTCGACCTGGTGCGCGACGAGGGGTTCGAGTGCTGCTATGCCGTGCCGCTCATCGCCAAGGGCCAGGTGAAGGGCGTGCTCGAGGTCTTCTTCCGGCGCCACCCGGAATCCGACCCGGAATGGTTCGACCTCTTGGAGGCCCTGGCGGCCCAGGCGGCCATCGCCATCGACAACGCCACCCTGTTCAACGAGCTCCAGCGCTCCAACGCGGAGCTCATCCTCGCCTACGATTCCACCATCGAGGGCTGGTCCAGGGCCCTGGAGCTGCGCGACCGCGAGACCCAGGGCCACACGGAACGGGTGGTCAAGCTCACCCTTCGCCTGGCCCGGGCCTTCGGCATGCGCGGCGAGGAGCTGGTCCACGTCCGCCGGGGGGCGCTCCTCCACGACATCGGCAAGATGGCCGTCCCCGACAGCATCCTCATGAAGGAAGGGCCCCTCACCGACGAGGAGTGGGAGGTCATGCGGCGCCACCCGGCCCTGGCCTTCGAGATGCTCTCGCCCATCGCCTACCTCCGGCCGGCCCTGGACATCCCCTACTGCCACCACGAGAAGTGGGACGGGACGGGCTATCCCCGGGGTCTCAAGGGGCCCCAGATCCCGCTGGCGGCCCGGATCTTCGCCGTGGCCGACACCTGGGACGCCCTTCGCTCGGAGCGGCGCTACCACGAGGCCTGGTCCGAGGCCGAGGCCCGGGAGCACATCCGGTCCCTGGCCGGGACGCACTTCGACCCGGAGGTGGTCCGGGTCTTCCTGGAGGTGGGGCCCGGCGAGGACCGGGAGGCCGAAGGGGCGGGGCCGGAGGGGGGCTAG
- a CDS encoding hybrid sensor histidine kinase/response regulator encodes MPADDFFHGFLPASGPAFDLAADAAALALFRADPVPMWIRDPSGGALLDVSQGALDRYGYTRSEFLALDAAAFREAGTSPAAVLGGDRHRAKDGTAFDVEILARPLFYDGRRAELVRAAPPAAYARTDPGGAGAHRDLFFHNLDGVLVTREGEIVAVNPALCDMLRSAPGDILGRSPIDLLHPEDRPVAEDRMRRLLHGEQLPDFALYRALRRGGDAVWVEAHSKILRMGDDGGAAFLTIVHDITPWMTSQARLQAERDRARRYVETAGVLLVALDLEGRVTFLNREARTVLGTGAEAVEGRDWIEDFLPPRRRETVRAILRRVLEGGEAEYADEGPVRTLDGDERLVAARYVAFRAPGGAPAGVLVSGTDVTEQRAMEAALRRSEEKYRRFFDASPVSLWEEDISELRAALRALRDEGVRDIRAYIDANPGFLERAVAMVRVLDVNPATLAFYGADSKAQLLGGLDKIFTKDSLEVFREEVAAVFEGRRVFESEAVNRRIDGREVSILLRVSIPPEDAPDQVILVAIMDITRRKRLEEELLKVQKLESLGVLAGGIAHDFNNLLTAVLGNISLVLADPGTGETARDRLHQAERATLRARDLTQQLLTFSRGGAPVKRVLRLEPLVREAAGFALRGTAAACDFHFPEDLHPVLADEGQLGQVVQNLVLNAAQAMPEGGRIEIRAANLDLADPAPPLRPGAHVRLAVLDRGPGIPRDHLPKVFDPYFSTKQLGSGLGLAVCYSIVRNHGGIITAGARPGGGTAVEVTLPAHPGAAEPPEAPPDAPVPGTGRILVMDDDAMVRDVAVQLLTALGYEARGVGDGDGALEAWQAAAEAGTPFDAAILDLTVPGGMGGRETAARLLERHPGARLLVSSGYADDPVMARYRDHGFRAVVKKPYDLRELSATLRRVLEEDR; translated from the coding sequence ATGCCCGCCGACGACTTCTTCCACGGCTTTCTGCCCGCCAGCGGCCCGGCCTTCGACCTCGCCGCCGACGCCGCCGCCCTGGCCCTCTTCCGGGCCGACCCCGTGCCCATGTGGATCCGGGACCCCTCCGGCGGGGCCCTCCTGGACGTGAGCCAGGGCGCCCTCGACCGCTACGGCTACACCCGGAGCGAGTTCCTCGCCCTGGACGCCGCCGCGTTCCGGGAGGCCGGCACGTCCCCGGCCGCCGTCCTCGGCGGCGACCGGCACCGCGCCAAGGACGGCACCGCCTTCGATGTGGAGATCCTGGCCCGGCCCCTCTTCTACGACGGCCGCCGGGCCGAGCTGGTGCGGGCCGCCCCGCCCGCCGCCTACGCCCGGACCGATCCGGGCGGCGCCGGGGCCCACCGGGACCTCTTCTTCCACAACCTGGACGGGGTCCTGGTGACCCGGGAAGGGGAGATCGTCGCGGTCAACCCCGCCCTGTGCGACATGCTCCGATCGGCGCCCGGCGACATCCTGGGCCGCTCCCCCATCGACCTCCTCCACCCGGAGGACCGCCCCGTGGCCGAAGACCGGATGCGCCGGCTCCTCCACGGCGAGCAACTCCCCGACTTCGCCCTCTACCGGGCGCTCCGGCGGGGCGGGGACGCGGTCTGGGTGGAAGCCCACAGCAAGATCCTCCGGATGGGTGACGACGGCGGTGCCGCCTTCCTCACCATCGTCCACGACATCACGCCGTGGATGACCTCCCAGGCCCGCCTCCAGGCCGAGCGGGACCGCGCCCGCCGCTACGTCGAGACGGCCGGCGTCCTCCTCGTGGCCCTGGACCTCGAGGGGCGGGTCACCTTCCTCAACCGGGAGGCGAGGACGGTCCTGGGGACCGGGGCCGAGGCGGTCGAGGGCCGGGACTGGATCGAGGACTTCCTCCCGCCCCGCCGCCGGGAAACGGTCCGGGCCATCCTCCGCCGGGTCCTGGAGGGAGGCGAGGCGGAATACGCGGACGAGGGCCCGGTGCGGACCCTGGACGGGGACGAACGCCTCGTCGCCGCCCGGTACGTCGCCTTCCGCGCCCCCGGCGGCGCCCCCGCCGGCGTCCTCGTCTCGGGGACGGACGTCACCGAGCAGCGGGCCATGGAGGCGGCGCTCCGGAGGAGCGAAGAGAAGTACCGGCGGTTCTTCGACGCCTCCCCCGTCTCACTCTGGGAGGAGGACATCTCCGAGCTCAGGGCGGCCCTCCGGGCCCTCCGGGACGAAGGCGTCCGGGACATCCGCGCCTACATCGACGCCAATCCCGGATTCCTGGAGCGGGCCGTGGCCATGGTCCGGGTGCTGGACGTCAACCCCGCCACCCTCGCCTTCTACGGGGCCGACTCCAAGGCGCAGCTCCTCGGCGGGCTCGACAAGATCTTCACCAAGGACTCCCTGGAGGTCTTCCGGGAAGAGGTGGCGGCGGTCTTCGAAGGGCGCCGGGTCTTCGAGTCGGAGGCCGTCAACCGCCGGATCGACGGCCGGGAGGTCTCCATCCTGCTCCGGGTCTCCATCCCGCCCGAGGACGCCCCCGACCAGGTGATCCTGGTGGCCATCATGGACATCACCCGCCGGAAGCGGCTCGAGGAGGAACTCCTCAAGGTCCAGAAGCTGGAATCCCTGGGGGTCCTGGCCGGCGGCATCGCCCACGACTTCAACAACCTCCTCACCGCGGTCCTCGGCAACATCTCCCTGGTCCTGGCCGACCCGGGCACCGGGGAAACGGCCCGGGACCGCCTGCACCAGGCCGAGCGCGCCACGCTCCGGGCGCGGGACCTCACCCAGCAGCTGCTCACCTTCTCCCGCGGCGGGGCCCCCGTCAAGCGGGTCCTCCGCCTGGAACCCCTCGTCCGGGAGGCCGCCGGCTTCGCCCTCAGGGGCACCGCCGCGGCCTGCGATTTCCACTTCCCGGAGGACCTGCACCCCGTGCTGGCGGACGAGGGGCAGCTGGGCCAGGTCGTCCAGAACCTCGTCCTGAACGCCGCCCAGGCCATGCCGGAGGGCGGCCGCATCGAGATCCGCGCGGCCAACCTGGACCTCGCCGACCCCGCCCCGCCGCTCCGGCCGGGGGCTCACGTGCGCCTTGCCGTCCTGGACCGGGGGCCGGGCATCCCGCGGGACCACCTCCCGAAGGTCTTCGACCCGTACTTCAGCACCAAGCAGCTCGGCAGCGGCCTCGGCCTCGCCGTCTGCTATTCCATCGTCCGGAACCACGGCGGCATCATCACCGCAGGGGCCCGTCCCGGCGGCGGCACCGCGGTGGAGGTCACGCTCCCGGCGCACCCGGGCGCGGCCGAGCCGCCGGAGGCGCCCCCCGACGCCCCCGTCCCCGGAACGGGCCGTATCCTGGTCATGGACGACGATGCCATGGTCCGAGACGTCGCGGTCCAGCTCCTCACGGCTCTGGGCTACGAGGCCAGGGGGGTCGGCGACGGCGACGGCGCCCTCGAGGCCTGGCAGGCGGCCGCCGAGGCCGGGACCCCCTTCGACGCGGCCATCCTGGACCTCACGGTGCCCGGCGGCATGGGAGGACGGGAAACCGCCGCGCGGCTCCTCGAACGTCACCCCGGGGCCCGGCTCCTCGTCTCCAGCGGCTACGCGGACGATCCCGTCATGGCCCGGTACCGGGACCACGGCTTCCGGGCCGTGGTGAAGAAGCCCTACGACCTCCGGGAACTCTCCGCCACGCTGCGGCGGGTTCTCGAGGAGGACCGCTAG